One genomic segment of Myxocyprinus asiaticus isolate MX2 ecotype Aquarium Trade chromosome 14, UBuf_Myxa_2, whole genome shotgun sequence includes these proteins:
- the LOC127452231 gene encoding beta-1,4 N-acetylgalactosaminyltransferase 2-like: MICTRHLLLKIFLILLGLTALSVCFMQSGVLKSMKSLLESRFSPDPDIVFHTPNIGPFLSTNRSSCSSKGGALIKRHVPQSQLDDILKRRAEEYRQHQLRMRTHFDSLIVAPANSPLQYPITGFTVSPLTKSVIPGLALHAQKRKEYQVSLHVKGGVLSVENNLDDDNVEGQGQSELNISSSSLSRLNHLLGRVTYTGTIYHIRSSDLVHFSFENYEVTFPIMIRRPTIPVLYDPGTDVNSKVTITTKTFLRYGELKVLIDSIRKFYPKIKIIIADDSLKPISVHGDNIEQYIMPPAQGWFAGRNLAVSQVTTKYFLWVDDDFIFLNETRIESFVEILEAIPELDIVGGAVSGNQYYFKFEYDEGDEKDGGCLKRIKKEYHQPLAGFDGCFLVDGVVNYFLARTDAVRRVGFDPFLKRVAHSEFFMDGLGQMMVASCQGLSIGHQKHRARGKYYFYRSQKKADGRKKLHHHFFKNYLKYIEY; the protein is encoded by the exons ATGATCTGCACCCGCCACCTCCTGCTTAAAATTTTCCTGATTCTGCTTGGTTTGACTGCACTGAGCGTTTGCTTTATGCAAAGTGGAGTATTGAAAAGCATGAAAAGCTTACTAGAATCTCG GTTCAGCCCTGACCCAGACATAGTTTTCCATACACCAAA CATCGGACCATTTCTCAGTACAAATCGTTCATCGTGTTCAAGTAAAGGAGGTGCACTCATTAAAAGACATGTACCACAAAGTCAGTTGGATGACATTCTTAAAAGAAGAGCAGAGGAGTACAGGCAACACCAGCTCAG GATGAGAACACACTTTGACAGTCTTATTGTTGCACCAGCCAACTCTCCTCTCCAATATCCAATCACAGGTTTTACTGTATCTCCTCTCACAAAATCTGTGATACCAG GTCTTGCTCTTCATGCACAAAAGAGGAAGGAGTATCAG GTGTCCCTGCATGTGAAGGGTGGAGTGCTCTCAGTGGAGAACAATCTAGATGATGACAATGTGGAGGGACAGGGTCAGAGTGAACTGAATATCTCATCCAGCAGTCTCTCACGCCTCAATCATCTTCTGGGCAGAGTGACCTACACTGGCACCATTTACCACATCAGATCATCTGACCTGG TTCATTTCTCTTTTGAGAACTATGAGGTCACATTTCCTATCATGATTAGGAGACCTACCATCCCTGTTCTGTATGACCCAGGAACAG ATGTTAACTCAAAAGTGACCATAACAACCAAGACCTTTCTGAGGTATGGGGAGTTGAAAGTCCTCATCGACAGCATTCGGAAATTTTACCCAAAAATCAAGATCATCATTGCAGACGACAGCCTGAAGCCAATAAGTGTGCATGGCGACAACATAGAACAATACATAATGCCTCCTGCACAG GGCTGGTTTGCAGGCAGGAATCTGGCTGTATCACAAGTCACCACCAAATACTTCTTGTGGGTGGATGATGACTTTATATTCCTGAATGAGACACGGATCGAGAGCTTTGTGGAGATTTTGGAAGCGATTCCTGAACTGGACATT GTTGGTGGTGCGGTATCGGGTAATCAGTATTATTTCAAATTTGAGTATGACGAGGGAGATGAAAAGGATGGCGGCTGCCTAAAGCGCATCAAAAAAGAGTATCATCAGCCACTTGCAGGCTTTGATGGCTGCTTTTTGGTTGATGGAGTTGTCAATTATTTCTTGGCTAGGACTGATGCAGTGAGAAGAGTTGGCTTTGACCCTTTCCTGAAACGGGTGGCTCACTCTG AGTTCTTCATGGATGGACTTGGACAGATGATGGTTGCCTCCTGTCAAGGCCTCTCCATTGGCCACCAGAAACATCGTGCACGGGGCAAATATTATTTCTACAGGAGTCAGAAGAAAGCTGATGGAAGGAAGAAACTGCATCATCATTTCTTCAAGAACTATCTGAAATATATTGAGTACTGA
- the LOC127452236 gene encoding beta-1,4 N-acetylgalactosaminyltransferase 1-like, translating into FYALIQLLNIVPFLSLNRPTCSCEEATSTREFVPQEKLDVILKHRAKEYRQHQLRTRRNSEILLAPANSPLQYPFRGFTVAPLKKSVIPGLALQTQERKMYKVSLSVKSGVLSVDDVLDGEQVDGQDQTELSISSSSLSHLNDLLGRVTYTSTIYHIRTSELVQFSVENHKAMFPIMMRRPTIPVLFDPGNDINSQVTIATKTFLRYKELKVLIKSIRKFYPNIKIIIADDNVQPESVSGHSIEHYVVPPAKGWFAGRNLLVSQVTTKYFLWVDDDFIFLNETRIESFVEIMEAIPELDVLGGEVSGEQFYFRLEYVEDDEEGGCLRRFRRSYHQPLSHFDGCFIVDGVTNYFLARTDAVRRVGFDPFLKRVGHTEFFIDGLGQLMVATCKNLSIGHQTHQAHDKYDKYRTQEKTEEQRKLTHHFFKNYLNCIKY; encoded by the exons TTTTATGCTTTGATTCAATTACTCAACATTGTACCATTTCTCAGTTTGAATCGTCCAACATGTTCCTGTGAGGAAGCTACAAGCACTAGGGAATTTGTACCACAAGAAAAACTGGATGTCATCCTCAAACACAGAGCAAAGGAGTACAGGCAACACCAACTGAG GACAAGGAGAAACTCTGAAATTCTTCTTGCACCGGCCAACTCTCCTCTCCAATACCCATTCAGAGGTTTCACGGTAGCTCCTCTGAAAAAAAGTGTGATACCAG GTCTTGCTCTTCAAACACAAGAGAGGAAGATGTACAAG GTGTCCCTGAGTGTGAAGAGTGGAGTGCTCTCAGTGGATGATGTTTTAGATGGAGAGCAGGTGGATGGACAGGATCAGACTGAATTAAGCATCTCATCTTCCAGCCTTTCACATCTAAATGATCTTCTGGGAAGAGTGACGTATACCAGCACCATCTACCACATCAGAACATCAGAACTGG TTCAATTCTCTGTTGAAAACCATAAGGCCATGTTTCCCATCATGATGAGGAGACCCACAATTCCTGTTCTGTTTGACCCAGGAAACG ATATCAACTCACAGGTAACCATAGCAACCAAGACCTTTCTAAGATATAAGGAGTTAAAAGTACTCATCAAGAGCATCCGAAAGTTTTACCCCAACATCAAGATCATTATTGCAGATGACAATGTTCAGCCGGAAAGTGTTTCGGGGCACAGCATAGAGCACTATGTCGTGCCCCCTGCAAAG GGCTGGTTCGCAGGAAGAAACCTACTTGTATCACAAGTCACCACCAAATACTTTCTGTGGGTAGATGACGACTTTATCTTTTTGAACGAAACACGGATTGAGAGCTTTGTGGAGATTATGGAAGCGATTCCAGAACTTGATGTA CTTGGTGGTGAGGTGTCAGGTGAACAATTCTATTTCAGATTGGAGTATGTCGAAGACGATGAGGAAGGTGGCTGTCTAAGACGCTTTAGAAGAAGCTATCATCAGCCTCTTTCACACTTTGACGGATGCTTTATCGTAGATGGAGTCACCAATTATTTCTTGGCTCGGACTGATGCAGTGAGAAGAGTTGGCTTCGACCCTTTTCTGAAAAGAGTTGGCCACACCG AGTTTTTCATTGATGGACTCGGACAGCTGATGGTTGCCACCTGTAAAAACCTCTCCATTGGCCATCAGACACATCAAGCACATGACAAATATGATAAATACAGGACTCAGGAAAAAACTGAGGAACAGAGAAAACTTACCCATCATTTCTTTAAGAATTATCTCAACTGTATTAAGTACTGA